Part of the Paenibacillus sp. YPG26 genome, AGCCACTCGATCAGCCACAGCGGGGTAAGCGTATCGAGCATCGCCAGATTTTGGAAAATCACGAACTGCGGGATGATCAGAACTACCGCAGGAATCATCATTGTCCCAAGCACGACCATGAACAGGGTGTTGCGGAACGGGAATTCGATTCGTGCAAATGCATAAGCCACCATCGAGCAGGAAAGGAGCCCCCCGATCACGGATAAAACAGTAACGATCGCGCTGTTAGAGATATATTGCGAAAAAGGGCCCAGCTTCCAGACCTCACTGTAATTGCTCCACTGTACCGGATTGGGTATCCATTTAGGAGGTATAGAGGTGAATTGCGCATATGTTTTCAACGAGTTGAATACGGTGGACAGAAAGGGTAGCAGCATAATCAAAGAGCTGATGGTCATGACAATATAACTAACAGTTTTGCGTAACTTGGAATGGCTCATATTCGGAACCGCCTCCTTGCATTGTCTGTAGTCAAGCGCTTATTCATAATGCACCCACTTCTTCTG contains:
- a CDS encoding carbohydrate ABC transporter permease, with the protein product MSHSKLRKTVSYIVMTISSLIMLLPFLSTVFNSLKTYAQFTSIPPKWIPNPVQWSNYSEVWKLGPFSQYISNSAIVTVLSVIGGLLSCSMVAYAFARIEFPFRNTLFMVVLGTMMIPAVVLIIPQFVIFQNLAMLDTLTPLWLIEWLAQPFGIFLMRQAFLAIPKDYEESAKLDGCNPFQIYWRIFIPMCKPTFATLAVFTFMTKWNEILSPAIFLTSKENYTLPIGILSLGGQYNGSEQYVVAAALLSLIPILLVFLFAEKYFVQGSNSAGVK